In Streptomyces sp. Li-HN-5-11, the sequence TCGAGCGGCTGAATCGCACCAGCATGACCCGCTTCTTCGCCGACCTGCCCCGCTACACCAAGGCACCCCTGCTTGATCACCGCAGCCGCCTCGGCGACAGCGATCCGCCGTTGACCTTCGAGGCATTCGTTCAGCGCCTGGGGGAGTGGGTCACCGAGCACAACACCGAGCACGTGGTGAAACGCACCGGCATGACGCCGCTTGAGGCGTGGCTGGCCGATCCCACCGAGATCCGTCCCGAGCCCACGCCGGCCGAGCTGCGCGCGTTCATGCTGGAGAGCGATCACCGGCCGAGGAAGATCACCAGTCACGGGGTGGAGTTCGCGGGCCGCTGCTACATGCCGGAGAACGGTGCGGGATGGATCGGGGTCCAGGTGCGGGTGCGGTGGATGCCGCACCACAGCCACGAGATCGACCTGTACACCTTCCGCGGCGACCGCTACCTGGGCCGGGCGTTCCTCAGCGATGAGGCCACCGAGGAACTGCGCGCCAAGGTCCTTGCCGACCGCCAGGAGCACAGCGCTGCCCTTCGCCGGGCACTGCAGCGCTCCGGTGAGCGCAGGCGCGACCGTTATCTGCCGGCTACCGAACCCCAACTGCCCGCCTCGGCAACCCGCATGACCAAGGAAGAGGCGCTGGCCGAACTCGCGGGCGCCAGCCGGCAAGCGCCTGCCGCGCCTCGCCGGCGCGAAGAGCCGTATCAGCCTTTGACCCCCATCCCGGCCGGCTGGGTGCGCCCCGGCAAGTCCGCTGGCCCCTCGAATCCGTCTTCGGAGGATGCATGACCACCACCGCCGCGCCCCAGTCCCAGCCGCCCGAGCCGGGGGCGCCGCGCCGCCCGGATCTGCGCCCGCAGTTCTTCCTCGACATTCCGGACTCGGAGCTGGTCGCCACCGACACCCTGCTGCAGATCAAGGACACCGTCGTCGACACCGTCGAATCACGGGCGATGTCGGTGATCTACGGCGACGCGGGGCTGGGAAAGAGCTTTTCCACCCGTGCCACGATCCAGGAGATGAATCCGGATCTCATCCTGCCGCTGGACTTCGCCCGCTCGCGTCCGGGGCCGAAGGACCTGCGCGAGGAGCTGTTCCACCAGATGAACCTCGGCTGCAAGATGCCCGGCACGCCGACCGCGTTCGACAAGCTGCTGCGCGAGACGCTGCCGAGGCGCCCGTATGTGATCGTGTGCGATGAGGCTCAGCAGTACCGGCGGGAGAACTTCGAGTTCCTGCGCAAGCTGTGGGACACCTGCGACCCCAAACCCGCCATCGTGTTCGTCGGTGGCCGGGAGGCCTACGAAACCTTGGAGAGCGATCCGGCGCTGGCCTCGCGGATCTACATCCGCCTGGAGATCCTGGCGATGACAGAGGAGGAGGTCCTCAAGGCTGTCCCCGACTCCCACCCGGTGTGGCGGGGCGTGGATGAGGCGCTGCTGAAGCGGGTCGACACGCAGTACGCGCTCGGTTCCTTCCGTAAGTGGGTGAGGGTGACCAAGCACGTGTTGAAGGGGATGGAGTTCTTCAAGGCCGACAAGGTCGACGACCGCATCGTGGACTGGGCCCTGAAGCGGTGCTGACCACCCCGCCCCCGCCGTCGGCCGACTCCTACCTGGCAGCCGCCCAGGAGCTCTTCGCCGTCGTGGAAGACGCCGCCCCCGGCCTGCACTTCCTCGCCGTCCCCGGAGTACGGACCCTGCTCACCCCGGGCATGCTCGCCGTCGGCGATGTGCTCCCCAAGGCCTATGCCCAGCGGCGGTTTCTTTGCGTACTGGGCGATGCGGGGGTCGGCAAGACCTTCGCCGTCCATGCCGTGGGACGTCGCCTCGGTGAACTGCTGCCGCTGGATTTCCGGGCTCAGCCCACGCCGGCGGACCTGCGCGCCGCCTTCCACCGTGCACTGAAGCTGCGCGGCGAGGCGCCTGCCGACCCCGGGGCCGCCGACACGCTGATCCGCCGTGCCCTGGCCGAGGGACCGCGGATCGTCGTGGTCGAGGACGCCGACCGGCTGTCGGCGTCGTGCTTCGAGTACCTGCGCTTCCTGCACGACGACCTGCCCCAAGGGTTGTGTGTGGTCCTGATTGCCGCGCAGCGCGGCGAACGCCGGCTGCGCGGCCAGCGGATGCTCGCCACCCGTAGTGCCCGCTGGCTTCACATCCCTGCGCTCACCCGGGACCAAGTCCCGAAGGCGGTTCCCGCGTTGCATCCGCTGTGGCAGAGCGTCGTGCCCGGCGACCTGCAGGCGCTGGACGCCCGTCTCGCCGGCGGCGCTCTACGCCGGTGGATCGTGCTGACCCATCACACCCAGCGGGTGTTGGCCGCCACCGGAGCGAGCCAGCCCGATGGGGTCCTGCTGCAGGCCGTGGCCGACCGCATCGACGGCGGACGCCGCCCATGACCGCACCCGCACTTCCTCCCGCCCCTGTCCCGGCCCCACGGGCCGCTACACCAACGTCGTCGGCGGCGCGGCCGGTGCGGCTGCTGCTGGACGGCGACGACGACCAGGCGGTACATCGCGCCGCTTACCGGTGGGCCGATCCCGCCCGTGGCCGGATCACCGTCGATCCCACCCCGCACACCACCAGCCCGGCCTACCTCGCGCTGGACATACTGCGCGCCATGGGCCGCGACACCTTCTCCCGTCCAGACGCGGAGAGGATGTCCACCGACCCGGCCTGGCGGGCGGTGATCTGCTGGACCCTGGCCTGCGGCCTGGATGAGGTCATCGTGCTGCGCGCCCACCGCCTCACCACCGAGCGGCTGCGCCGCCTGGCCGCGTGGCGCGCGGACACCGGCATCCGCCTCACCCTCCTCGCCCACACACCGGAGCAGGCCGACTTCCAGCGCCTGCTCGAGCACCTCACAGCCGCCGAGTTGGTGGACGTGGTGACCGTGACCGGCACGGCCGCCGTTCTCGAGGCGATCGGCCCGGCCGCCACCGGCCGCAGCTCAGGTCCGCCCCCGCGCGATCACGCCTACCCGCTGCCGACGCAGCCGCGCAGCGGTGTGGCCGCGTTCCGCGCGGACTGCTGGCGCCGCCAGAACGCCACCGACTTCGCCCACACCGACGGCCAGTACCGCGCCGGCTACGCAGCCGCCCGCACATGGCTGGCCCGCACCCTGCCACCCCCACCAGCCCCGGTCGGCGGCATCGAACCTGCCGCCGACCCGGCCGCGCCCACCCCCTGGGGACTGCAAGAGACCGAGGCTGTGCGGTTGTTCCTGGCCCGGCTGACCGTCTCAAGCCCCAGCCCGCAGCACACCGTGGCCCGCGTGCGCGGCGCCCAGGCCGGCTTCCTCAGCCGCTCGCTGCTGCTCAACGTGCCCGACGACCTCACCAGCCGCGCGGGGCCGGGCATCACCACCGTGCCCCTCACCCCGCGCGTCGTGCACACAATCACCGTGCGCCTGCCCAACCCGCTGCGCGCCGCCGCTATCGCGGCCCTGCTGTTCACCGGCACCGACACCTCGCTGCTGTCGATGACCCAGATCGCCAGCGTCGACGACGCCCACGCCACCGTGGCCATCGACCGCGACTCGCGGATCAACATCGGCGAACCGCCCGGGCCCCGGCACCTGTACGCCGTCCCGCCCCGCGCCCGCCCCCTGCTGCAAGCTGCCGTGGAATTCCGCCGCCGCACCCCGCGCACCGCCGACAATCACGGCCTTTTCGCGAACTGCTTCGGCACCACACCACGCCTCGAGGCCCTCATCGCCGACGCAGCCCTTCCCATCCCCGCCCTGGCCAACCCTCATGCGGGGGACGACTGGCACACCGCTGCCCGCTGCTGGCACCTGCACGCCCCCGCGCCACCCGCCCCCGACGTCCTGCCGCGCCTTGTGGAGTTACGCCCGTGACCGACCAGACCCCGCCGCCCGGCGACACGTCCGCGGTCGCGTTCGACTGGAAGTTCCTGCGCGAGCGCGCCGCTCAGTGCCGGCTCACCGACGAGGACCTGACCGTGCTGACCGGCATCCCCACCGCCGACTTCGGCACCCGCCTCACCCCGCACACCCTCCCCGCCGCCGCTCTGTTCGCCCTCGCCCGCGCCCTGAACACCTCCGCGGAATCCCTCCTGCGCCAGTCCAAACCGGCCCGCCGTCCCGCCCCGGCGGCGGCCGGCCACGCCACCGTGCTGCACGCTGCCCTGCTCGAGGCCGACCGCATCCACCCCGACGACCTGGCCTCCGCTCTGGAATGGACCCCGCACCGCCTGAGGCGCGCCGCCACCGCCCTGGCCGCCCACCTCGAACAGTCCAGCAGCCCGCACCGGCTCATCCACACCGACACCGCCATCCACCTGACGTGCGTGCCCGACCTGCTCGATCCCAAGCAGCGGCAGAACCTGCACAACTCAGGCCATACCGCCGCCTCCCTCGCCCCCAGCGAGGCCGCCGTCCTGGCCCACCTGCTGCACCACACTGCCCGCGGCCTTACCCCCGACCTGTCGGCCGATCAGATCCCGCGCCTGGCCAACCGGCGTCTACTCGCCCCTGCCGGCAAACAGCCCACTCCCCACCCGGACGTGTTGTTCGCCCTCGGTCTGGCCGCCCACCCCCTCACCGGCGCCGCCAGCCCCGCCGGCCACCCAGCCTTGGACCACCGTCACGCCCCTGCCGCCGGCGCAGAGTCCGCCGGTGCCTCCGTGCCGGCGCCCGCCGCTGTCACACCGCCACCACCCGGAGTGCGATGATGCCGATGCCGCGTACGGCCGCCGTGCCGGAGACCACCACCGGCGCGTGGAAGCCCACGTGGTCACCCGGCCACACCAGCCCCGGCCTTCCTCCGGTCACCGTGGTGCACGACCCCCACGACGACCACGCCTTCATGGCCGCCGCGCTGGCCGCCCACGCCTCTGCGCTGGGCCGTATCACCGTCCACCCCACTCCGGTGGCGAGCGCTCCCGCCGCCCTGGCCCACGACCTGCTGCGCAGCCTGGGCAAACACCTTCCCCCGGCCGGCAGCGAGGACGGCACCTACTGGGTGGGCAACGCCGAGACCACTTGGCGCGCGGTCGCCGCCTGGATCTTGGCGTTGCGTATCCGTCATGTCATCGTCACCCGGGCCCATCGCATCAGCTCCCGGCACTTCGAGTACCTCTTCGCCCTGGCCGAGCTCACCAAAGTCCGGCTGACCCTGCTGTGCCACGGCCCCCTCCCGCCCGTCCTGGCCGCCGCGCTCGCCGCCCTCCCGCACGAAGAGGCACATACCCTGGCCGCGGCCCGCCGCGCCGTGGCCGCTCCCGCGCCGGGTTCACCGCCGGCCGCTGGCCGGTTCGCGTGGTGGGAGGCAAACGGGCAGTTCCCGCCCGACGAGGGCGAGCCGTGCTTCCTGCTGCCCACCCGCCGTACGCCCGGCCGCGGCAGCATCGAGGCAGCTGCCCGCCGCCTGGGCCGCCCGGTGCTCCCGCTGCCCGCCGCCGGCCGCTTCCCGCCCGAGCCCGACGAGCACACCGCGCTCCTCGCGCACCGGCTCCATACACGCATCGCCCATCCCCTGCACGCCGCTGCGCTGGCCGTACGGGTCTTCACCGGCCGCCCGGCCGCACAACTGCCGCAGATACCCGCCGCGGGCACGGATGTGGCCCCAAGCAACCGTGGCCCACAACGCCCGGCGCCCACCTGGGCGGTGGACTTGATCGATGCAGGGCGCCGCTTCGGGCAACTGGAACGCCCGGCACACAGCGACCGACCGCTGCGGCTGAGCCCCTGGGACCAGACGGCCGTGACCGAAGCGGCCCACGCCTGCGGCCTGCACGATCCCCAAGCGCCCCGCCCGAGGCGGCACCCCGCCGCGCCCACCGCGCGTCCCCCACAGCCCGCTGCCGCGGATCGCAGCGCGGGCCGCACGCCGGCATCGGACCGGGCAGCATGAGGCGGATACGACACCCCCCGCCAGTGTGCGAACACACCAGGAGTAGACGATGGCCGAGCCAGGAACAGAACTCTTCGAAGCGATCCGCCGTGACCACCGCGCGGGCGACAGGCTGCCGAGCTCCCTGGCCGCCCGGCACGGCGTGGACAGAGCGACGGTCAAGGAGGCGATCTCGACCGTGCTGCCCCTGCCGCATTTCCTCCCGGCCGACGAAGAGGGCCTGGATGAGGCCCGTCAGTTCCTGGATGCGCTGCTGGAAGAAGACCAGGCCAAGGCGCTCGAGGAGCGCCGCTCGGCCTTCGAGCTGTATGAGGAGCTGGACCGTCGCACCGACGGGCTCCCGGTGTCCTACCGGTGGGTGTGGGAGTACATCACCGATCGCCGCTCCCGGCACGCCGACGTCGGCCCGCCGGAACTCCAGACGTGGACCTGGGCGGCAGGCGTCCCCTCCGACATGCCTCAGTTCGTCACCGATCTGATCACCTGCGCGGTGCGTCACCTGGCCGAGCTGAAGATCGAGGGCACCTTGCCGGCGGCCGACGGTGTCGAGCTCGGCATGGTCTCCCTCGGCACCGCCAGGGCCCGGATCGACCAGGCACTGTGGGAACTCGCGCTGGTCGGACGCCGAAGCGGCCTGTCCTATGCGCAGATGAGCGCCTTCACCGGCATTCCCGAGGACGAGCTGGCCCAGCAGGCCGAGCGCTATGACCGCCTCATGACCTCCTGACTCAGTACGCCTCGCGCCCGACAAGCCGCACAGGCGCCCCAAGCCCGTCTTGCCGACGACCGAGCCTTCAACGCGAAGAGTTTCGCCCGCCGGCAAGAGCAGCGCTGCGCAGCCGTTTTGGTGTGGCTAGTGCGGGGGCGTGTGGCCGACGCGGTCCTTCCACTGGGCGCGGGCGTGGCCGAGGTGGAGCAGGGCGATGTACCACCACAGGTCCGCCTCGCTGCCGTCACTGTCGTCGGCGGCAGTGGTACGCCGGGCCGCTGACTGGGCCTCCTGCAGCGCGTCGCTCAGGCGCCACCACCCGCGCGCGCTGCCGTCCGGGAAGGCGACGCGGCGCCGGGTGGCGTCGCTGGCCGCTTCCCACAGGGCCTGGAGGGTGTAGCGCAGCGAGCGTTCGTCCAGCGCGGTGGGCTCCGCGTGCGGCAGGGTGGGGTCGATGACGACGCGGCCCCAGGTGTTGATGTGCTGGGCGATGAGGGGCAGCGTGACCTGCCGGGCAGGGACGGGCGCCACGTCATCCGCGGCCGCCGCCCGGGCGGCGGGTGCGTGGGGTGCGGGATCGAGCAGGCCGGCCTGGGCCAGCCGCCGGGCGACGGCCAGGCAGGTGTCCGGGCGGTGGTGGAAGGGGCAGTGTTCGGGGTCCATCGATGGCCTTCTCCTGCTGGGCGGGGGAGCGGGCCATGCTAGCTGGGCCCCGCACGGACCGGACCGGCTACAGGCCTAGGGCAGATCCTGGCGAGGGACGGGCGCAGGTTGGCCGAACTCGGTGGTGCGGCCGGCCTCCGGACCGGCGAGCGCTGTTCGAGCATGCGCTTGGCGAGACCGTCGAGGGTGGCCACGTACGCGGCGCTGCCGCCCTCCAGCACGTCGTACACCTCCCGGCGCAGTTCGCCGCCGATGCACTGGGCCGCGACGTCCCGTGACGGGGGTGTCCGTGGGGCTGGGACGGTAGCGCCTGGCTGTAGGGGTGCGCGGGGGTTCAGCCCGTTTGGCTCCTCGGTGAAACCCGGGGCGCCTGCGCCTCATCGGCGCCGAAGAGGCGGCGGAACGCTTCCGCGTGCGCTACTCCGGCCGTTTCGCCGCGGGCCTGCCGCACGCGGTAGGCGGCCAGGGCCTGCTGTTCCTGCAGTTCGAAGGGGTCGGCGGCGCTACCCCGTATCGCGGCTGCGTGGTCGGTGGACTCCGTCATGCGCATCACTGTACGGAGACGCACCGGCGGGGACGGCTCATGACTGACTGTGGCGGAAAATCCCACTCTGCCTGAAAGGGGCAGAATTCAAGAATAAGTAATTTGCTAATCCAGGGCTAAATTTAGGCTAGGGTGGTGAGGGAGGTGAAGCATGCCGACCGAGGAAGAACTGTTCGCGGCCGT encodes:
- a CDS encoding ATP-binding protein, translated to MTTTAAPQSQPPEPGAPRRPDLRPQFFLDIPDSELVATDTLLQIKDTVVDTVESRAMSVIYGDAGLGKSFSTRATIQEMNPDLILPLDFARSRPGPKDLREELFHQMNLGCKMPGTPTAFDKLLRETLPRRPYVIVCDEAQQYRRENFEFLRKLWDTCDPKPAIVFVGGREAYETLESDPALASRIYIRLEILAMTEEEVLKAVPDSHPVWRGVDEALLKRVDTQYALGSFRKWVRVTKHVLKGMEFFKADKVDDRIVDWALKRC
- a CDS encoding ATP-binding protein; translation: MLTTPPPPSADSYLAAAQELFAVVEDAAPGLHFLAVPGVRTLLTPGMLAVGDVLPKAYAQRRFLCVLGDAGVGKTFAVHAVGRRLGELLPLDFRAQPTPADLRAAFHRALKLRGEAPADPGAADTLIRRALAEGPRIVVVEDADRLSASCFEYLRFLHDDLPQGLCVVLIAAQRGERRLRGQRMLATRSARWLHIPALTRDQVPKAVPALHPLWQSVVPGDLQALDARLAGGALRRWIVLTHHTQRVLAATGASQPDGVLLQAVADRIDGGRRP